Genomic window (Phragmites australis chromosome 5, lpPhrAust1.1, whole genome shotgun sequence):
ATAGACTCGTGCATGTCTGCTTTATAACACTGCCATGATGTTTGAAGAACATGCATCTTCAAATAGCAAGAATTCAACGACAACAATCTAATTTGATTCTGTTGCGCCAGTAGAACTGAAAAACTGCTATTTTAGTTGGCAGGGTATAAAATAAGATTTTTATATCAGATGGCTATAGAACGTACTATCGGTGATTTAAATATTTGTGGTCTACTCTTATAGAAGAGAAACGCCATGCTTAACTTATACTGAAAACGTGCTTACTTAAATTGTACCGGACTGTCAATCATTGGAGGATGAAGTCATAGGAAAGGGACGTTGATGTGCCAAAGTATAGGGGTTTATCAACGCCTGCAAAACAATTCTTGATTAATGTGTTGCGTAAACTGAATCTTATACTCTTATCACGTTAATGAAGCACTTCCACGGAATAAACTAACAAAATCATCTTATACAAATTGAAACCTGGATCAGGATTCAGGAATCAGTCTATGTCACCCAACTGAAACAACTAGCATTATAAAAGTTTTCCTATGTTGTATGCTATCTTATACAAATTTGAAGCAAGCCAGCAGCTAGCATTATCTCTGAAGTCTGAATTACTAGTTCAAATTTTCCAAATGGTGTTCATTTCATGGCTTGTGTGACCATCCTTCATATCAGTTTTTATGATCTTTATTCGGTTAGGCATACCATTTCTGAAGTATTTCTAACATGTATCAGGGAAACACCACTTGCGGATGCGCTAAAGTATCAAATTGAAGTCCAAAGGAAACTGCACGAGCAGCTTGAGGTTAGAtgccaaaaaggaaaaataaccgGCACATGCTTCTCTACTATAACATTGTGCTGCCATGATCACAACATTTTGACCGCTGAATGTGTTCTACATGCAGGTGCAGAAGAAGCTGCAGATGCGAATTGAGGCCCAAGGCAAATATCTGCAAGCAATACTAGAGAAAGCCCAGAACAACCTTTCCTACGATGCAACTGGAGCTGCCAACCTAGAAGCAACCAGGTCGCAGCTTACAGACTTCAACCTCGCTCTTTCAGGTTTCATGGACAACGCGACACAAGTGTGTGAGCAGAACAATGGAGAACTGGCGAAAGCCATATCTGAGGACAACCTCGGAACAGGCAATTTAGACTTTAAGCTGTACCACGGAGTTCGGGATGGCGACGGTGTCAAGTGCACTCTAGATGAAGGCTTGCTGCTGTTGGATCTGAATATCAGAGGAGGGTATGGTCACCGGTCTTCATCGGATCTGAAGATAAATCAGCACATGAGGTGCAAAACTCAGTTGAAGGGAGACAGTAGTTTAATTTAAGAGCTCCCCTTGTATTGTGAGAAATTCTTTCGGCAATCCTGAGGATGCTTGTTTACAGTGTTGATCTAGAGTATGCTAATGTAAATTTGTGGAAAGAGGCTCCGAAAGTCCGAATAAGCATAGCTAGTTTTATACGAGATCTCTGTACTTCATATGTTTCtagaatccaaaaaaaaaaaaagcattatGGGGTCATGCTCATGCAGCAGAGAGCAGACCAAGCATGTTCCAGATTATATCCCTTTTGCGTTCAGGTTCAGTAGCTTTGTTCATGTGTATGAGTAGATAATTTGTTTGTGTTATCATTTTTAGTAAGCTGATCAAATCAGATCAACTGAAGGCTGGCATTTTTTACACAGAGAACTCAAAAACTGCATAAGGTTACACCTGAAAGTGAATTGTGTGGCATGCTAACAAAAACAGGTCCCGTTTCTGAGTACACTTTAACCCAAAAAAATCATATTGACGGTGGCATTCAGCTGCTGAACAGAACTGGATCCCGGA
Coding sequences:
- the LOC133919594 gene encoding myb family transcription factor PHL11-like isoform X2; the encoded protein is MFEGMERAGYGGAGAMGGVVLSRDPKPRLRWTPDLHERFVEAVTKLGGPDKATPKSVLRLMSMKGLTLYHLKSHLQKYRLGKQSKKDTGLEASRGAFAAQGINFYTPEPPCIPSTASNNTGETPLADALKYQIEVQRKLHEQLEVQKKLQMRIEAQGKYLQAILEKAQNNLSYDATGAANLEATRSQLTDFNLALSGFMDNATQVCEQNNGELAKAISEDNLGTGNLDFKLYHGVRDGDGVKCTLDEGLLLLDLNIRGGYGHRSSSDLKINQHMRCKTQLKGDSSLI